The Cohnella abietis genome has a segment encoding these proteins:
- a CDS encoding pirin family protein, whose product MTIRIYSVDKQASGQFNEGNITEQKPIGFPGEGSAVDRVGTLFYWAWFQTKEEGSLPLHPHRGFEILSYLLAGSVQHRDTLGNERSIGAGGLQIMQTGTGVQHAEKFGKDTSGFQIWFEPFMGEAYYVTPTYADYEDGDFPVEIRNQAKIKTILGTGSPVQIVADAQMWDLILPAGQSFEQVIPEGYSIAGLIVEGESTWQSGIDTHQVSVNEFAVCEAEQAQSLHIQSNEQADSRIILIQVPSILPYPSYKEVKIRLQSNS is encoded by the coding sequence GTGACCATTAGGATTTATTCAGTTGATAAACAAGCCTCAGGACAATTCAATGAAGGTAATATTACGGAACAAAAACCAATCGGTTTTCCTGGCGAAGGGTCAGCCGTTGATCGCGTTGGAACGTTGTTTTACTGGGCATGGTTTCAAACCAAGGAAGAAGGCAGTCTACCACTGCACCCGCATCGTGGATTTGAGATCTTGTCTTATCTGTTGGCAGGCTCCGTTCAACATCGGGATACGCTTGGGAATGAGCGGTCGATCGGAGCGGGTGGCTTGCAAATCATGCAAACAGGCACAGGGGTTCAGCATGCCGAAAAGTTTGGGAAAGATACCTCTGGGTTTCAAATCTGGTTCGAACCCTTTATGGGGGAGGCGTACTATGTAACTCCAACTTATGCGGATTATGAAGACGGAGACTTTCCAGTAGAAATCAGAAACCAGGCAAAAATTAAAACGATTTTAGGTACAGGCTCCCCGGTTCAAATAGTAGCTGACGCCCAAATGTGGGATTTGATACTTCCTGCGGGTCAGTCGTTTGAGCAAGTTATTCCTGAAGGATATTCGATTGCGGGGCTTATTGTTGAGGGTGAGTCTACTTGGCAATCCGGAATCGATACGCATCAAGTAAGTGTCAACGAGTTCGCTGTCTGCGAAGCAGAACAGGCGCAAAGCCTACATATACAATCCAATGAACAGGCAGATTCCCGGATCATCCTTATTCAAGTCCCTAGCATTCTACCGTATCCATCCTATAAAGAAGTCAAAATTCGATTACAGTCGAATTCGTAA
- a CDS encoding IS1595 family transposase → MWKDVYEDFSELTKPEQLALFEAMKQDLFPDEPDKITKLLKTIRESRFASGLGCLHCGSTSVKRNGKYRSRQRYLCHDCGKSFNDMTNTPFSGSRYPEKWMKYIELMVEGFTLPKIAEKLQLHISTTFYWRHKILNALGSLGFNQLQGIVESDETFFRESLKGKREITHRKSKKRGEKDVKRGISNLKIAVVVAQDRNGNIIARKAGTGRVKAEEIDGAIGKYIHPSALLCTDTATNYKKFAKIKGLQHETVNERQKQRVKNGIYHIQHVNNFHNRLKTWMERFQGVATKYLDNYLYWFRWLDIGKNLSFENRVEQMLISACQKSNFLTVQLLKSV, encoded by the coding sequence ATATGGAAAGATGTATATGAAGATTTCAGCGAACTTACAAAACCAGAGCAATTAGCATTGTTTGAAGCTATGAAACAAGATTTATTTCCAGATGAACCAGATAAAATTACGAAATTACTTAAAACCATTCGTGAATCACGATTTGCATCTGGTTTAGGTTGTCTTCATTGTGGGAGTACGTCTGTAAAGAGGAACGGTAAGTATCGTTCAAGACAACGCTACCTATGTCATGATTGTGGAAAGTCGTTCAATGATATGACCAACACGCCATTTTCGGGTTCTCGTTATCCTGAAAAATGGATGAAATACATTGAATTGATGGTCGAAGGTTTTACTCTGCCGAAAATTGCTGAAAAACTACAATTACACATCTCCACCACCTTCTACTGGAGGCATAAAATTTTGAACGCATTAGGTAGTCTTGGTTTTAATCAATTGCAAGGCATCGTTGAAAGTGACGAAACCTTCTTCCGTGAGTCTTTAAAAGGGAAGCGTGAAATTACTCATAGAAAATCTAAGAAGCGTGGAGAGAAAGACGTAAAAAGAGGGATTTCTAATCTTAAAATTGCCGTTGTCGTGGCACAAGACCGTAACGGAAATATCATTGCTCGAAAGGCTGGAACTGGACGTGTGAAAGCCGAAGAAATTGACGGTGCGATTGGTAAGTATATTCACCCGTCTGCTTTGTTATGTACAGATACAGCAACGAATTACAAAAAGTTTGCCAAGATAAAAGGATTACAACATGAAACAGTTAATGAGCGACAAAAACAGCGTGTTAAGAACGGGATTTATCATATTCAGCACGTTAACAATTTTCATAATCGTTTGAAAACTTGGATGGAACGGTTTCAAGGTGTTGCGACAAAATATCTCGATAACTACCTCTATTGGTTCCGATGGCTTGATATTGGCAAAAATTTATCATTTGAAAATCGGGTTGAACAAATGCTTATTTCAGCTTGTCAAAAATCAAATTTTTTAACTGTTCAATTGTTAAAAAGTGTATAA
- a CDS encoding phosphotransferase produces MGNTEYKLQFEELCNTLQLGELTCVPKAITGGLLHKMYVVQTTKGKYAIKALNPQIMLRPTAMQNFINSERIADIARNNVPALSAKEVNGTFMHKIANQFYLIFDWIDSKSLISNEIDVVHCERMGAILAEIHMTDFSELGIDKGYSNNTLLTDWNYYLQKGQQNNSVWLSLLREYLDKLYEWNRMANESTKLLESDMVISHRDLEPKNVMWEQGSPILIDWESAGYINPMQDLTETAIYWSANENGSIDKERFLAFIVGYKTKYGIPQANWGMVLVNGLLGKLDWLEYSLKRSLWIECTDEEEQQVGTSQVTGTINSIICYADMISELEKWLDEVENIQ; encoded by the coding sequence ATGGGAAATACAGAATACAAATTGCAATTCGAGGAATTGTGTAATACTTTGCAACTTGGTGAGCTAACCTGTGTACCTAAAGCTATAACGGGTGGGCTTTTACATAAAATGTATGTTGTCCAAACTACGAAAGGGAAATATGCAATAAAAGCATTAAATCCCCAAATAATGCTCAGACCCACGGCGATGCAGAATTTTATTAACTCTGAACGAATTGCCGATATTGCAAGAAATAATGTTCCTGCTCTTTCAGCTAAAGAAGTTAATGGCACTTTCATGCACAAAATAGCCAATCAATTCTATCTTATATTTGATTGGATTGATAGTAAAAGTCTAATATCCAATGAAATAGATGTAGTTCATTGTGAGAGAATGGGTGCTATTCTTGCGGAGATACATATGACAGATTTTTCAGAGTTAGGCATAGATAAGGGTTATTCAAATAATACATTGTTAACTGATTGGAATTACTATTTGCAAAAAGGGCAACAAAATAATTCCGTTTGGCTAAGTCTACTTCGTGAATATCTTGATAAACTTTATGAGTGGAATAGAATGGCGAACGAATCAACGAAACTACTGGAATCTGATATGGTTATAAGTCATAGAGATTTAGAACCGAAAAATGTAATGTGGGAACAAGGTAGCCCTATTCTAATTGATTGGGAATCAGCAGGATATATAAATCCTATGCAAGACTTGACAGAAACAGCCATTTACTGGTCTGCTAATGAAAACGGAAGTATTGACAAGGAAAGGTTCTTAGCTTTCATAGTGGGATATAAAACAAAATACGGAATACCTCAGGCAAATTGGGGAATGGTGTTAGTAAATGGGTTATTAGGTAAATTGGATTGGCTTGAATATAGCTTAAAACGTTCTTTGTGGATTGAATGTACTGACGAAGAGGAGCAGCAGGTAGGGACTTCTCAGGTGACAGGGACAATAAACTCTATTATATGTTATGCGGATATGATTTCAGAATTAGAAAAATGGTTAGATGAGGTCGAGAACATCCAATAG
- a CDS encoding NAD(P)H-dependent oxidoreductase — MAVVLYITANPNDHESSYSMAVGKEFVQAYRSANPNDEVNHLDLYKMDIPEIDADVFSGWGKLGAGTAFNELTDAEKTKVGRLVGLVDQFVAADKYIFVNPIWNYSFPPVMKAYIDSICVAGKTFKYVEGIGRVGLLRDKKAVHIQASGSVLSPGSALADFEMGHRHLNAIMDFFEVPSFESIFVEGMAVNPDHASEIKENAVQQAREIARSF; from the coding sequence ATGGCAGTCGTATTATATATCACAGCAAATCCGAATGATCATGAATCATCATATAGCATGGCAGTAGGAAAAGAATTCGTGCAGGCTTACCGATCCGCAAATCCGAATGATGAAGTTAACCATCTTGATTTATATAAAATGGATATTCCTGAAATTGATGCCGATGTTTTTAGCGGTTGGGGCAAGCTTGGGGCGGGCACTGCTTTTAATGAATTGACCGATGCAGAAAAAACGAAAGTAGGTCGTCTGGTTGGACTGGTTGACCAATTCGTTGCTGCAGATAAGTATATATTTGTAAATCCGATATGGAATTATTCATTTCCGCCTGTTATGAAAGCATATATTGACTCTATTTGCGTTGCAGGTAAAACTTTCAAATATGTTGAGGGTATAGGTCGGGTTGGCTTGCTGAGAGATAAAAAGGCGGTTCACATTCAAGCAAGTGGAAGTGTATTATCACCTGGCTCAGCTCTTGCTGACTTTGAAATGGGGCATCGCCACTTGAATGCCATTATGGATTTTTTTGAGGTTCCTAGCTTTGAGAGCATCTTCGTTGAAGGTATGGCTGTAAATCCAGATCATGCTTCAGAAATTAAAGAAAATGCAGTTCAACAAGCGCGCGAAATTGCTCGGAGCTTCTAA
- a CDS encoding ArsR/SmtB family transcription factor, with the protein MTLDKNLHKLKRMVKYNDEILNDVFQVLSDPTRREIIRRLAVGEMTVMNLAKPFEMSLPAVSKHLRVLEKAGLVSVRKEGTYRYYYLNPNVVENAHEWLTDLRKFWTAQVFNLEHFLDNQSKED; encoded by the coding sequence TTGACATTAGATAAAAATCTGCATAAACTTAAACGTATGGTTAAATATAACGATGAGATATTAAATGATGTATTCCAAGTGCTTTCTGATCCGACGAGAAGAGAAATCATAAGACGTTTAGCCGTTGGAGAGATGACAGTCATGAATTTGGCTAAGCCTTTTGAGATGTCACTGCCAGCCGTTTCTAAACACCTGAGGGTGTTGGAAAAGGCTGGTTTAGTTTCAGTTCGAAAGGAAGGAACGTATCGATATTATTATCTAAATCCAAATGTAGTGGAAAATGCTCACGAGTGGTTAACGGACTTGAGGAAGTTTTGGACTGCGCAAGTGTTTAACCTTGAGCATTTTTTGGATAATCAATCTAAAGAAGACTAA
- a CDS encoding SRPBCC family protein — MIAMQDGKFFLELHHIYNASKERVFLAWTKEEQLKQWWGLVGFTTTIGQMEVSVGGKYLFHMKAPNGKIHTLEGRYVEIVPYDKLSFTWKWVNEGDDSEETLVTLDFVGKDNKTELVITHTEFSTMKEAKKHNNSWTNSLEGGLCNYFN, encoded by the coding sequence ATGATAGCAATGCAGGATGGGAAGTTTTTCCTTGAGCTTCATCACATATACAACGCGAGCAAGGAAAGAGTGTTCTTAGCTTGGACGAAGGAAGAACAGTTAAAGCAATGGTGGGGTCTGGTAGGCTTTACGACGACAATCGGACAAATGGAAGTTTCAGTTGGAGGGAAATACCTTTTTCATATGAAAGCTCCGAATGGCAAGATTCATACTCTAGAAGGCCGATATGTTGAGATTGTTCCGTATGATAAGCTATCGTTTACTTGGAAGTGGGTAAATGAAGGAGACGATTCGGAGGAAACGCTTGTCACGCTTGACTTTGTCGGTAAGGACAATAAGACGGAGCTTGTGATTACGCATACGGAGTTCTCTACGATGAAAGAAGCGAAAAAACACAATAATAGTTGGACAAATTCTCTAGAAGGCGGCTTGTGCAACTATTTTAATTGA
- a CDS encoding alpha/beta fold hydrolase, protein MVYVFLHFIEYQLRSRQLKRKYIKITKISIVIIVFLLVIGLVFPTWTPRIKGENSISSLKQIEINGTDHEVMIRGVDRRNPIVIFVHGGPGCSEIPYVRKYQDLLEKNFTIVHYDQRGSGKSYHFFEDYSTLSADLLVDDLLALTDYVEKEFGQEKVLLIGHSFGTYIGMKAVAKSPEKFVAYVGIGQVGDNRKSELDSLNYSIEQAKLAGNLKDVERLEQFRGPIEKGEQLTPRSMVRKYGGAARLIDDNRDYYTGFLFNPEYNLLDVIRYLKGVSLSQGILLEEESKHDITSIVDKVDIPVYFVMGQYDYMTSVNAAKEYFEVLEAPKKEFVIFEKSAHYPQFEEKELFAEWLNKTWSQLKF, encoded by the coding sequence ATGGTGTATGTCTTCCTTCATTTTATTGAATACCAATTAAGGAGCCGTCAATTGAAAAGAAAATACATAAAGATAACAAAAATAAGCATTGTTATTATTGTTTTTCTTCTTGTAATCGGATTGGTTTTTCCAACATGGACACCTCGAATTAAAGGAGAAAATAGCATAAGTTCTTTAAAACAGATCGAGATTAATGGCACTGATCATGAAGTTATGATTAGGGGAGTGGACCGACGCAATCCGATAGTAATCTTTGTGCATGGCGGTCCTGGCTGTTCTGAAATTCCTTATGTGCGGAAATATCAAGATTTGCTTGAAAAAAACTTTACAATCGTACATTATGATCAACGCGGAAGCGGGAAATCTTATCACTTTTTTGAGGATTACTCTACATTATCGGCAGACTTGCTCGTAGATGATTTGTTGGCATTAACAGATTATGTTGAAAAGGAATTTGGACAAGAAAAAGTGCTGCTGATAGGCCATTCTTTTGGCACATACATTGGGATGAAGGCTGTCGCAAAGTCACCTGAAAAATTTGTTGCTTATGTTGGAATCGGGCAGGTTGGCGATAATAGGAAAAGCGAATTGGATAGCTTGAATTATTCTATTGAACAAGCAAAATTAGCCGGTAATCTAAAGGATGTAGAAAGATTAGAACAGTTTCGAGGTCCAATAGAAAAAGGGGAGCAGCTTACTCCAAGAAGTATGGTTCGAAAATATGGCGGAGCAGCTAGATTAATTGATGATAATAGGGATTATTACACAGGGTTTCTCTTTAATCCGGAGTATAATTTGCTTGACGTCATTCGCTATTTAAAAGGAGTTTCATTATCGCAAGGAATTTTGTTGGAGGAAGAGTCGAAACATGATATTACAAGCATTGTCGATAAAGTAGATATACCCGTTTATTTTGTAATGGGACAATATGATTATATGACATCTGTAAACGCGGCAAAAGAATACTTTGAAGTACTGGAAGCGCCGAAGAAGGAATTTGTTATTTTCGAAAAATCCGCTCATTATCCTCAGTTTGAGGAGAAAGAGTTATTTGCTGAATGGTTGAACAAAACATGGAGTCAGCTTAAATTCTGA
- a CDS encoding BlaI/MecI/CopY family transcriptional regulator, with amino-acid sequence MKNLGRLSETEMEVMEVIWEVAAPVTVAQLLDIFESKGWKTSTLSTILQRLIEKGFLTKSMSGKVNFYDPTLTLREYKKHETQTFLSRLYNGKAKNLIASLVDDAELSHDDIAELKEWFASKEGKK; translated from the coding sequence ATGAAAAATTTAGGAAGATTATCTGAAACAGAAATGGAAGTTATGGAGGTGATATGGGAAGTAGCAGCACCCGTAACGGTTGCGCAGCTTCTGGACATTTTTGAAAGCAAAGGTTGGAAAACGTCAACGTTATCGACCATACTGCAACGGCTTATTGAAAAAGGGTTTTTGACAAAATCAATGAGCGGCAAGGTGAATTTTTACGATCCTACTTTGACATTGCGTGAGTACAAGAAGCACGAAACACAAACATTTCTAAGCCGCTTATACAATGGGAAAGCAAAAAATCTGATTGCTTCTCTGGTTGATGATGCTGAACTCAGTCATGATGACATAGCGGAGTTAAAAGAGTGGTTTGCAAGTAAGGAAGGTAAAAAGTGA
- a CDS encoding M56 family metallopeptidase: MALLLSLIIASFVGKIIWIVQNSIKPVTQKVFSQTWHYYTGFIPVFFLLGGSEIINRLIPFIRSVLPDTGTSPKSGTIAEQYVQVPTMEQTATSSASFMNQLFDYLLRIENIKEIVLSAIVIWAVGTTVFLAVNVRKYRAFKRSILQESRICDTVLCPVKVIVSANATTPMVMGLWKPMVVLPDTQFREKELTMILSHELIHLKRGDLFVKLLVLIANAIHWFNPAAYSLNKQINTLCELSCDEKVVQEMDMENRRFYGETLLSMLEYGVMQRNVACTSSLCNPKKYMKRRLLNLMNVKKTKKSIIMLSLVATIAMVGSGGLVTYAAGSVVPSKATPSKATPSKQMEGRNVYVQSPDGTVEHFDKDGNRMLAPHMKKNIHPPVDEKTQKKIDELNKKIDSYIQRGLPAPQKYLDAINELYGIKPFGDK; this comes from the coding sequence ATGGCATTATTACTGTCTCTCATCATTGCGTCATTCGTTGGGAAGATCATTTGGATTGTGCAAAACAGTATAAAGCCTGTCACGCAAAAAGTGTTTTCACAGACGTGGCATTATTATACTGGCTTTATTCCGGTATTTTTTCTTCTTGGCGGTTCAGAGATCATTAACAGGCTTATTCCGTTTATACGTTCTGTCTTACCTGACACAGGCACAAGTCCGAAATCAGGAACGATTGCTGAACAATATGTACAAGTCCCTACAATGGAACAAACGGCAACTAGCAGCGCATCGTTTATGAATCAACTATTTGACTATCTGTTGCGGATTGAAAACATAAAAGAAATTGTTTTATCCGCCATTGTCATTTGGGCTGTTGGAACCACTGTTTTTCTTGCTGTGAATGTCAGAAAATATCGGGCATTTAAACGTTCGATCTTACAAGAAAGCCGAATATGTGATACAGTGCTATGCCCTGTAAAGGTAATCGTAAGTGCTAATGCAACAACGCCAATGGTTATGGGTTTGTGGAAGCCAATGGTTGTACTGCCTGACACCCAATTTCGGGAAAAAGAGCTTACCATGATACTATCCCACGAACTCATTCATTTAAAGCGCGGCGATTTGTTTGTGAAGCTGTTGGTGCTTATTGCAAATGCAATTCACTGGTTTAATCCGGCAGCTTATTCACTCAATAAACAGATAAATACGCTTTGTGAACTGTCTTGCGATGAAAAAGTCGTTCAGGAAATGGATATGGAAAACCGAAGATTTTACGGTGAAACGCTTTTATCCATGCTGGAGTATGGGGTTATGCAGAGAAATGTGGCTTGTACGAGCAGTTTATGCAATCCCAAAAAATATATGAAAAGGAGACTCTTAAACCTTATGAATGTAAAGAAAACAAAAAAGTCTATTATTATGCTGTCTCTTGTTGCAACAATTGCAATGGTTGGAAGTGGCGGACTTGTTACATATGCTGCCGGTTCGGTTGTGCCCTCTAAGGCAACTCCTTCCAAGGCAACTCCATCTAAGCAAATGGAAGGCCGCAATGTTTACGTCCAATCTCCTGACGGAACAGTCGAACACTTTGATAAGGATGGGAATCGGATGCTGGCTCCTCACATGAAAAAAAATATTCACCCACCAGTCGACGAGAAGACGCAAAAAAAGATCGATGAGTTGAATAAGAAAATTGATTCGTATATCCAAAGAGGGCTCCCTGCACCACAAAAATATCTAGATGCTATTAATGAGCTTTATGGAATAAAACCTTTTGGTGACAAATAA
- a CDS encoding stalk domain-containing protein, with the protein MIKTKLKYITLSLLLLLLIGNTAYAAERAFFWSDVEPIPSCYTSRDGDSTEMGVVIDGKKVKLDIPTCKEAMKNRVLVLVNGKYLQTVFGSGAEPFIENSRTMIPLRALGDGFGFEVSWEQSEQKITLKKDDKSIILHIGKSEMLVDDKKVNLEDAVPRIKNSVTFLPVRQLAEILGVKVDWNGKTRTATFTDKDDIE; encoded by the coding sequence TTGATAAAAACAAAGTTGAAATACATTACGCTCAGTTTACTTTTACTTCTATTGATCGGAAATACGGCGTATGCCGCTGAGAGAGCCTTCTTTTGGTCGGATGTTGAACCTATCCCTTCCTGTTACACAAGCCGAGACGGGGACTCTACAGAAATGGGCGTGGTGATAGACGGCAAGAAAGTAAAGCTAGATATTCCCACATGTAAGGAAGCGATGAAAAACCGTGTCTTAGTCCTTGTGAATGGGAAATATCTGCAAACAGTATTTGGAAGCGGAGCAGAGCCATTTATTGAGAATAGTCGGACTATGATTCCGTTAAGAGCACTTGGGGACGGATTCGGGTTTGAAGTGAGCTGGGAACAAAGCGAACAAAAAATCACACTGAAAAAAGACGACAAAAGTATCATTTTGCATATTGGAAAATCGGAGATGTTGGTTGACGACAAAAAGGTGAATTTGGAAGATGCTGTTCCTAGGATTAAAAATAGTGTGACCTTCTTACCCGTCAGACAGCTTGCCGAAATACTTGGTGTTAAAGTTGACTGGAATGGAAAAACAAGAACCGCAACGTTTACGGATAAAGATGATATAGAATAG
- a CDS encoding BlaI/MecI/CopY family transcriptional regulator: MKLFDSELNIMEILWRDGDTAAKRIAEITKEKIGWSKTTTYTIIKRCLDKGAIERREPNFVCHALVTREQAQEHETTELINKMYDGAPDRLIASLLGQKRLSTEEISRLKRLIDSME, encoded by the coding sequence ATGAAGCTATTCGACAGCGAGCTTAATATTATGGAAATCTTGTGGAGAGATGGCGATACCGCCGCAAAGAGGATTGCAGAAATTACAAAAGAAAAAATAGGTTGGAGCAAGACAACGACCTATACCATCATCAAGAGATGCCTTGATAAAGGGGCGATCGAGCGACGGGAACCTAATTTCGTTTGCCATGCGCTTGTTACACGAGAGCAGGCGCAAGAACACGAAACAACAGAATTAATAAATAAAATGTATGATGGCGCCCCCGACAGACTGATTGCTTCATTGTTGGGACAGAAACGACTGTCGACTGAAGAAATCAGCCGCTTGAAACGTCTTATCGATAGCATGGAATGA